Proteins co-encoded in one Candidatus Hinthialibacter antarcticus genomic window:
- a CDS encoding thioredoxin domain-containing protein, with the protein MTQPRFVLLLCTVCAVWSAASCNENKISKEKPMTNASSEPKHTNALINETSPYLLQHAHNPVDWHPWNEQALRLSKEQNKPIFLSIGYSACHWCHVMEHESFENEEIAAYMNEHFICIKVDREERPDLDEIYMSAVQAMTGSGGWPMSVFLTPDLKPFYGGTYFPPTDMYGRPGFLTVLQGVNRAYRDDHAKVLESAEKMTFYIQQAAQQTPGDHPLNEDLLETAFQQMRGRFDSTHGGFGGAPKFPHSMDIALLLRYHHRTSDAESLQMAEFSLRKMAEGGMYDQVGGGFHRYSVDERWLIPHFEKMLYDNALLAKTYTEAYQVTGKSLYKKIVVEIMEYVLREMASPEGGFYSTQDADSEGKEGIFFAWTPEQIAQALGDEKEAKFISQYWGVEPHGNFEEGTSVLHVNEEFSKTAEQFGLTDDEAKAIIQKAKSKLFGAREARVHPGRDEKILTDWNGLMISAMAFAGNVLQEKRYVDAADKACDFLFAKVYQDNRLLHVYKDGRTHTNGFLSDYSYLINGLIDVYEATRNPKRLAQAIELMKVMDEQFWDAEHGAYFFTGNDHEALIARTKDPMDNAVPSGNSMAVLSLIRLGAMTGDATLREKAQTSLQVFVDGIRQYPSAYSQMMSGLDLLISQPQEVVLAAGSSEELDAFQRALFSRFLPNKVVLYSYPQTQDALKALSPMTEGKGPLGGAPAAYVCRDFTCELPVKDAESLVQQLLED; encoded by the coding sequence ATGACGCAACCGCGCTTTGTTCTACTGCTATGTACCGTCTGCGCGGTTTGGAGCGCCGCTTCATGCAACGAAAACAAAATATCAAAGGAAAAACCCATGACGAACGCCTCGTCTGAACCCAAACATACCAACGCATTAATCAACGAAACTAGCCCCTACTTGTTACAACACGCCCATAATCCTGTCGATTGGCATCCCTGGAATGAGCAAGCGTTGCGGCTGTCGAAAGAACAAAACAAGCCGATCTTTCTCAGTATTGGCTACTCCGCCTGTCACTGGTGCCATGTGATGGAGCACGAGTCGTTCGAGAATGAAGAAATTGCCGCGTATATGAACGAGCATTTCATCTGTATCAAAGTTGATCGCGAAGAGCGTCCCGATCTTGATGAAATCTACATGAGCGCCGTGCAAGCCATGACCGGTTCGGGCGGCTGGCCCATGTCGGTATTTCTCACGCCTGACCTCAAGCCATTCTACGGCGGCACCTATTTTCCTCCGACTGATATGTACGGTCGCCCCGGGTTTCTGACGGTGTTGCAGGGCGTCAATCGCGCCTATCGCGACGACCACGCCAAAGTGCTTGAGTCAGCCGAAAAGATGACGTTTTATATCCAACAAGCGGCGCAGCAAACGCCCGGCGATCATCCGCTCAACGAGGATTTATTAGAGACCGCATTTCAGCAAATGCGCGGACGATTTGACTCAACCCACGGCGGATTCGGCGGCGCGCCCAAGTTCCCTCACAGTATGGACATCGCGCTTTTGTTGCGCTATCACCATCGAACCAGCGACGCCGAATCCCTGCAAATGGCTGAATTCAGTCTGCGCAAAATGGCGGAAGGCGGCATGTACGACCAGGTCGGCGGCGGCTTCCACCGCTATTCGGTTGATGAACGCTGGCTGATTCCTCATTTTGAAAAGATGCTGTATGACAACGCTCTGTTGGCAAAGACCTACACCGAAGCCTATCAGGTGACGGGCAAGTCGCTCTATAAAAAAATTGTCGTCGAAATTATGGAATACGTCCTGCGTGAAATGGCCTCGCCTGAAGGCGGATTTTACTCGACGCAAGATGCAGACAGCGAAGGCAAAGAAGGAATATTTTTCGCCTGGACGCCTGAGCAAATTGCACAGGCATTGGGCGATGAAAAAGAGGCGAAGTTCATTAGCCAATATTGGGGCGTTGAACCGCATGGCAATTTTGAAGAAGGAACCAGCGTGTTGCACGTCAACGAAGAATTCAGCAAAACCGCCGAACAGTTTGGTCTCACCGATGACGAAGCCAAGGCGATCATTCAGAAAGCGAAATCTAAACTATTCGGCGCGCGCGAGGCGCGGGTGCATCCTGGACGCGACGAGAAAATATTGACCGATTGGAACGGGCTGATGATTTCCGCGATGGCGTTTGCGGGCAACGTCTTGCAAGAAAAACGCTATGTGGATGCTGCCGATAAGGCCTGCGATTTTCTATTTGCAAAAGTCTATCAAGATAACCGCCTGCTGCATGTGTACAAAGACGGGCGCACACATACCAACGGTTTCTTAAGTGACTATTCATATTTAATCAATGGGCTGATTGATGTGTATGAAGCGACGCGCAACCCCAAACGCCTGGCGCAAGCGATTGAACTGATGAAGGTAATGGACGAGCAGTTTTGGGACGCCGAACACGGCGCTTATTTCTTCACCGGAAACGATCACGAAGCGCTGATCGCCCGCACCAAAGACCCGATGGATAATGCGGTGCCGTCCGGCAACTCAATGGCGGTGTTGTCGCTTATACGCCTGGGCGCGATGACCGGCGACGCGACGCTGCGCGAGAAAGCGCAAACCAGTTTGCAAGTGTTCGTCGATGGGATACGCCAATATCCATCGGCCTATTCGCAGATGATGTCTGGCTTGGATTTGCTGATTTCTCAACCGCAGGAAGTCGTGCTGGCGGCGGGTTCCAGCGAGGAACTCGACGCCTTTCAGCGTGCGCTCTTTTCGCGATTTTTGCCGAATAAGGTGGTGCTGTATTCCTACCCGCAAACGCAGGACGCATTAAAAGCGCTGTCGCCGATGACTGAGGGGAAAGGGCCGTTGGGCGGGGCGCCTGCTGCTTACGTCTGCCGCGATTTTACTTGTGAACTTCCAGTGAAAGACGCCGAATCGCTGGTGCAGCAACTGTTGGAAGATTAA
- a CDS encoding glycosyltransferase family 4 protein, with protein MKVVLVHPHDLWRDPWTIRILALARGLKQRGHEVALCHMPRKDAPSHAPLRTPSPDDPPIYEFKPRQQHALSNYRLLLELCADCDVIHLQKCFPASTLPVLWAARALNKPIHYDWDDDETAISRLVEKRGLARFHLASYEAQLPRFANTVTYASRALHDRAAALGFAEERMFHLPVGADLQRFHPNGGDANALRDFGLGPDKPTVLYVGQLEGAAHPHWLVDAAPLVLKSTPDAQFLFVGGGEQLEDLQAHVAASSARNAIYVGGYIEHDRVPALVGCATVCVACFDDDPATRAKSPLKIAEYLAAGRAIVVSDVGDAPWMVEGCGVAVAPESVPALAVGITAYLNDPQKREADGRRARQRAEQLFNWEHGVDTLLKAYEKCITIDSV; from the coding sequence TTGAAGGTTGTCCTGGTCCACCCTCACGATCTATGGCGCGATCCATGGACGATCCGTATCCTTGCGCTTGCGCGTGGATTAAAGCAGCGCGGGCATGAGGTCGCGCTGTGCCACATGCCGCGAAAAGACGCGCCCAGCCATGCGCCGTTGCGTACGCCGTCGCCGGACGACCCACCCATTTATGAATTCAAACCGCGCCAGCAACACGCGTTGTCGAACTATCGGTTGCTGCTCGAACTATGCGCCGACTGCGACGTAATTCATTTGCAAAAATGCTTCCCGGCGTCAACGCTTCCGGTGTTATGGGCGGCGCGGGCGTTGAATAAGCCCATCCATTATGATTGGGACGACGATGAAACCGCCATCTCGCGCCTGGTCGAAAAACGCGGTCTGGCGCGCTTTCATCTGGCGTCGTACGAAGCGCAACTTCCGCGATTCGCCAATACCGTAACTTACGCCAGCCGCGCATTGCACGACCGCGCCGCCGCATTGGGCTTCGCAGAAGAGCGCATGTTTCATCTTCCTGTTGGAGCGGATTTGCAGCGCTTTCATCCAAACGGCGGCGATGCGAATGCGCTACGAGATTTTGGTTTGGGCCCGGATAAGCCGACGGTGTTATACGTTGGTCAACTCGAGGGCGCCGCGCATCCACATTGGTTGGTTGACGCCGCGCCGCTAGTGCTGAAGTCCACTCCCGATGCGCAGTTTCTGTTCGTCGGCGGCGGCGAGCAGCTCGAAGACTTACAAGCCCACGTCGCCGCGTCGTCGGCCCGCAATGCGATCTACGTCGGCGGATACATCGAACATGACCGCGTCCCGGCGCTGGTCGGCTGCGCAACGGTGTGTGTCGCCTGCTTTGACGACGACCCAGCCACACGCGCGAAAAGCCCTTTAAAGATTGCCGAATATCTGGCGGCGGGCCGCGCCATTGTGGTCAGCGACGTGGGCGACGCGCCCTGGATGGTAGAAGGCTGCGGCGTCGCGGTTGCGCCCGAAAGCGTTCCTGCGTTAGCGGTAGGGATCACGGCCTATTTGAACGATCCACAAAAACGCGAAGCAGACGGGCGCCGCGCCCGTCAACGCGCCGAGCAATTGTTTAATTGGGAACACGGCGTTGATACGTTGCTTAAAGCGTATGAGAAATGTATTACTATTGATTCTGTTTAA